A stretch of the Arachis stenosperma cultivar V10309 chromosome 6, arast.V10309.gnm1.PFL2, whole genome shotgun sequence genome encodes the following:
- the LOC130932824 gene encoding uncharacterized protein LOC130932824 isoform X1, which translates to MIDLFLSDPNRRDEAHDNDSTKWRISLLKELESVMWSGMMSGGRAEVRLWLCSSIASVTCVAPRDQRELFGNLVRCRGHKCGLASHLLHLMFDKSPNKGGSILAHTSRILQKFFQGNPNRVLQWFSYSSSGNGLEQGKGLKALTQFAFKNRDICWEELEWKGKHGQSPAMVATKPHYFLDLDIQRTVENFIQNVPEFWSSDEFVESVKDGDIFFIDRPFFVHYFINLMYKEDSGDVWQVIDGFLTEHPFSSLCQHLLITLDEQDLCYFLELLRKSLNRKVEFQHFDNVTDLFVVVLLNCAATGSIDLMLLLNAVITCGRQLLRLLRDEEASELQAKIGDTVSKIAAIPSNSNSLTPIFKNTGNMTIVEAIKCLGLQSWVLYYRLSQECKTPESWESVFMNNQIGFRISNKNALLDHDGLLEEDCSGFDRSPLVRLKRKKKQKAKKKRRRKYDSDDCNDDELLDFDSTSLELDFLQNTRSWLLSTDGYTSAWSSADLPEHLHKHCLSRWMTWLLEK; encoded by the exons ATGATAGACTTGTTCTTGTCGGACCCCAACCGGCGCGACGAAGCGCATGACAATGATTCTACGAAATGGAGAATATCTCTGTTGAAGGAGCTGGAATCCGTTATGTGGTCAGGGATGATGTCTGGGGGTCGTGCGGAGGTTCGGCTATGGCTATGCAGCAGCATCGCATCTGTGACGTGTGTGGCTCCACGCGATCAGAGAGAGCTCTTTGGGAATTTGGTGAGATGTCGAGGACACAAGTGTGGCCTTGCCTCCCATCTTTTGCATTTGATGTTCGATAAGTCCCCCAATAAAGGCGGTTCCATTTTAGCTCACACAAGTCGCATACTCCAGAAATTCTTTCAGG GTAATCCTAATCGTGTATTGCAGTGGTTTTCATATTCTTCCTCGGGCAATGGACTAGAGCAAGGGAAAGGTCTCAAGGCGTTGACCCAATTTGCATTTAAAAACCGGGATATTTGCTGGGAGGAGCTGGAGTGGAAGGGAAAGCATGGGCAGTCACCAGCCATGGTTGCCACCAAGCCACATTATTTCCTTGACTTGGATATCCAGCGAACTGTGGAAAATTTTATTCAGAATGTACCTGAATTTTGGTCATCTGACGAGTTTGTTGAGTCGGTCAAAGATGGTGATATTTTTTTCATTGATAGGCCATTCTTTGTGCATTATTTCATTAACTTAATGTATAAAGAGGATTCAGGAGATGTATGGCAAGTTATAGATGGATTTCTCACAGAGCATCCCTTCTCTTCTTTGTGCCAGCACCTTCTTATTACTCTCGACGAGCAGGACCTGTGCTACTTTTTGGAATTGCTTCGTAAATCACTCAACCGCAAAGTGGAATTTCAACATTTTGATAATGTCACTGATTTGTTTGTGGTTGTACTTTTAAACTGTGCTGCTACTGGGTCTATTGACCTGATGCTACTGTTGAATGCTGTCATTACTTGCGGAAGGCAACTTCTACGCCTTTTACGGGATGAGGAGGCTTCGGAGCTGCAAGCAAAAATCGGTGACACTGTGTCGAAAATAGCTGCAATCCCAAGTAATAGCAATAGCTTGACCCCAATCTTTAAGAATACAGGCAACATGACAATTGTTGAAGCAATAAAGTGTTTGGGACTTCAGTCTTGGGTTCTTTACTATAGATTGTCACAAGAATGCAAAACTCCTGAGTCATGGGAGTCAGTCTTTATGAATAATCAAATTGGTTTCCGCATCTCGAATAAGAATGCATTGCTAGATCATGATGGACTCTTAGAAGAAGATTGTTCTGGTTTTGATCGGAGTCCTTTAGTTAGATTGAAACGTAAGAAAAAACAAAAGGCtaaaaagaagaggaggaggaagtaTGATAGTGATGATTGTAATGATGACGAGCTGCTGGATTTTGATTCTACAAGCCTGGAATTGGACTTTCTGCAAAATACTAGAAGCTGGCTACTTTCAACTGATGGCTACACTTCAGCATGGAGTAGT GCAGATTTGCCGGAGCACCTACATAAGCATTGCTTGTCTAGGTGGATGACATGGCTTTTAGAAAAATGA
- the LOC130932824 gene encoding uncharacterized protein LOC130932824 isoform X2, whose product MIDLFLSDPNRRDEAHDNDSTKWRISLLKELESVMWSGMMSGGRAEVRLWLCSSIASVTCVAPRDQRELFGNLVRCRGHKCGLASHLLHLMFDKSPNKGGSILAHTSRILQKFFQGNPNRVLQWFSYSSSGNGLEQGKGLKALTQFAFKNRDICWEELEWKGKHGQSPAMVATKPHYFLDLDIQRTVENFIQNVPEFWSSDEFVESVKDGDIFFIDRPFFVHYFINLMYKEDSGDVWQVIDGFLTEHPFSSLCQHLLITLDEQDLCYFLELLRKSLNRKVEFQHFDNVTDLFVVVLLNCAATGSIDLMLLLNAVITCGRQLLRLLRDEEASELQAKIGDTVSKIAAIPSNSNSLTPIFKNTGNMTIVEAIKCLGLQSWVLYYRLSQECKTPESWESVFMNNQIGFRISNKNALLDHDGLLEEDCSGFDRSPLVRLKRKKKQKAKKKRRRKYDSDDCNDDELLDFDSTSLELDFLQNTRSWLLSTDGYTSAWSSICRSTYISIACLGG is encoded by the exons ATGATAGACTTGTTCTTGTCGGACCCCAACCGGCGCGACGAAGCGCATGACAATGATTCTACGAAATGGAGAATATCTCTGTTGAAGGAGCTGGAATCCGTTATGTGGTCAGGGATGATGTCTGGGGGTCGTGCGGAGGTTCGGCTATGGCTATGCAGCAGCATCGCATCTGTGACGTGTGTGGCTCCACGCGATCAGAGAGAGCTCTTTGGGAATTTGGTGAGATGTCGAGGACACAAGTGTGGCCTTGCCTCCCATCTTTTGCATTTGATGTTCGATAAGTCCCCCAATAAAGGCGGTTCCATTTTAGCTCACACAAGTCGCATACTCCAGAAATTCTTTCAGG GTAATCCTAATCGTGTATTGCAGTGGTTTTCATATTCTTCCTCGGGCAATGGACTAGAGCAAGGGAAAGGTCTCAAGGCGTTGACCCAATTTGCATTTAAAAACCGGGATATTTGCTGGGAGGAGCTGGAGTGGAAGGGAAAGCATGGGCAGTCACCAGCCATGGTTGCCACCAAGCCACATTATTTCCTTGACTTGGATATCCAGCGAACTGTGGAAAATTTTATTCAGAATGTACCTGAATTTTGGTCATCTGACGAGTTTGTTGAGTCGGTCAAAGATGGTGATATTTTTTTCATTGATAGGCCATTCTTTGTGCATTATTTCATTAACTTAATGTATAAAGAGGATTCAGGAGATGTATGGCAAGTTATAGATGGATTTCTCACAGAGCATCCCTTCTCTTCTTTGTGCCAGCACCTTCTTATTACTCTCGACGAGCAGGACCTGTGCTACTTTTTGGAATTGCTTCGTAAATCACTCAACCGCAAAGTGGAATTTCAACATTTTGATAATGTCACTGATTTGTTTGTGGTTGTACTTTTAAACTGTGCTGCTACTGGGTCTATTGACCTGATGCTACTGTTGAATGCTGTCATTACTTGCGGAAGGCAACTTCTACGCCTTTTACGGGATGAGGAGGCTTCGGAGCTGCAAGCAAAAATCGGTGACACTGTGTCGAAAATAGCTGCAATCCCAAGTAATAGCAATAGCTTGACCCCAATCTTTAAGAATACAGGCAACATGACAATTGTTGAAGCAATAAAGTGTTTGGGACTTCAGTCTTGGGTTCTTTACTATAGATTGTCACAAGAATGCAAAACTCCTGAGTCATGGGAGTCAGTCTTTATGAATAATCAAATTGGTTTCCGCATCTCGAATAAGAATGCATTGCTAGATCATGATGGACTCTTAGAAGAAGATTGTTCTGGTTTTGATCGGAGTCCTTTAGTTAGATTGAAACGTAAGAAAAAACAAAAGGCtaaaaagaagaggaggaggaagtaTGATAGTGATGATTGTAATGATGACGAGCTGCTGGATTTTGATTCTACAAGCCTGGAATTGGACTTTCTGCAAAATACTAGAAGCTGGCTACTTTCAACTGATGGCTACACTTCAGCATGGAGTAGT ATTTGCCGGAGCACCTACATAAGCATTGCTTGTCTAGGTGGATGA
- the LOC130935800 gene encoding uncharacterized protein At4g06744-like, with translation MMSIHSKKFSISRTLYNLLLLMSLLFITHTSALYNTKNKGHRNKSVAKSVPIVAATSPISPPLVFADQRLQLIYPVIQKFKSTITLDPLGVTKTWVGSDICRYKGFYCDTPPYNSSAVALASIDFNGFQLVAPTLDGFIDQLPDIALFHANTNNFSGTITPQISKLPYLYELDLSNNQLSGPFPLAVLGMETLTFLDIRFNLFSGAVPPQIFTQNLQVLFINNNIFNQSLPDNLGSTHILLLTLANNKFNGPIPTSLPKALATLTEVLLLNNQLTGCLPYEIGYLQEATVFDVGNNQLTGPLPLSLSCLEKVEVLNFGGNLLYGMVPEVVCASLMGNLVNFSLSDNYFNAVGPICRVLIERGVLDVTKNCIPDLPFQRSILECAQFFAQPRMCPLMWYHSFIPCKLHFHNTPLSSIP, from the coding sequence ATGATGAGTATCCACTCAAAAAAATTCTCAATCTCAAGAACTTTGTACAATCTCTTATTGTTAATGTCCCTTCTTTTTATTACCCACACATCAGCACTATACAACACAAAAAACAAAGGCCACagaaacaaaagtgttgccaaaTCAGTTCCAATTGTAGCAGCAACATCTCCAATTTCTCCACCTCTAGTGTTTGCAGATCAAAGGCTTCAATTAATATATCCAGTGATCCAAAAATTCAAGTCCACCATAACTTTAGATCCCTTAGGAGTTACAAAAACTTGGGTAGGTTCAGATATTTGTAGGTACAAAGGTTTCTATTGTGACACTCCACCATACAATAGTTCAGCCGTTGCCTTAGCCTCAATTGATTTCAACGGTTTTCAACTTGTTGCACCTACCCTTGATGGATTCATAGATCAATTACCTGATATTGCTCTGTTCCATGCAAATACCAACAATTTTAGTGGAACAATCACACCCCAGATTTCAAAATTACCTTATCTTTATGAGCTTGATCTTAGTAACAATCAATTATCAGGTCCATTTCCTCTGGCTGTTCTAGGAATGGAAACGTTAACGTTTTTGGACATTAGGTTCAATTTGTTCTCTGGGGCAGTTCCACCACAGATTTTCACACAGAATCTTCAAGTTTtgttcatcaacaacaacaTATTTAATCAGAGTTTGCCTGATAACTTAGGATCCACTCATATTTTGTTGCTAACCTTAGCAAACAACAAGTTCAACGGTCCAATTCCAACAAGTCTTCCAAAGGCTTTAGCCACACTCACTGAAGTGTTGCTATTGAACAACCAGCTAACAGGTTGTTTGCCTTATGAGATTGGTTACCTTCAAGAGGCAACGGTTTTTGACGTTGGGAATAACCAATTGACAGGTCCGTTGCCATTGTCATTGAGTTGTCTTGAGAAGGTTGAGGTTCTGAATTTTGGTGGGAATTTGTTGTATGGTATGGTGCCTGAAGTTGTGTGCGCAAGTTTGATGGGCAATTTGGTAAATTTCTCACTTTCAGATAACTATTTCAATGCTGTGGgacccatttgtagggttttgATTGAGAGAGGAGTTCTTGATGTTACAAAGAATTGCATTCCTGATCTTCCATTCCAGAGATCAATTCTTGAGTGTGCTCAATTCTTTGCACAACCAAGGATGTGTCCATTGATGTGGTATCATAGTTTCATCCCTTGCAAGCTTCATTTTCATAACACTCCACTTTCTTCTATACCCTAG
- the LOC130936169 gene encoding probable WRKY transcription factor 7, with the protein MAVEFITGYDRGGDGDHSFVGNNDATRVAAAGEAACGGIQSVEKLMDMISEQKHEENDDYSSLEKQEFAGVAVSILDNNNKPRTRLLGHARFRRAPSTTTLLPNNLQLQQMDHEKETINATRFFELSKEKDGFSPQQRSKEEQVSSSSAFKLYCPTSILPPLPQRNSNNYHDYPSRFSHNQKNNNVEANNGSSTSIDFSTTNSCTYLSTLTNNIDDDHSLQIQRVSLNKGSSSYMQKPPLSNSSLNKRKCNSLDNNVQSSSSKCHCYKKRKSKLKRVIRVAAISSKTADIPSDDFSWRKYGQKPIKGSPHPRGYYKCSSVRGCPARKHVERAVDDPNMLVVTYEGEHNHTLTHDDYANDAVILQSS; encoded by the exons atgGCTGTGGAGTTTATAACCGGTTATGATCGTGGTGGTGATGGTGATCATAGTTTTGTCGGTAACAACGATGCAACGAGGGTGGCGGCGGCGGGAGAAGCAGCTTGTGGTGGCATTCAGAGTGTTGAGAAGCTCATGGACATGATTTCAGAACAAAAacatgaagaaaatgatgattatTCATCACTTGAAAAACAAGAATTTGCAGGTGTTGCTGTTTCAATTCTTGACAACAACAACAAACCAAGAACAAGATTATTGGGCCATGCTCGTTTCAGAAGAGCTCCATCAACAACTACTCTTCTTCCTAATAATCTTCAATTGCAGCAAAtg GATCATGAAAAAGAAACAATCAATGCAACAAGATTTTTTGAATTATCCAAAGAAAAAGATGGTTTTTCTCCACAACAAAGAAGTAAGGAGGAGCaagtttcttcttcttctgctttCAAGCTTTATTGTCCTACATCAATTCTACCCCCTCTGCCTCAAAGGAATAGCAATAATTACCATGATTACCCTTCAAGATTTTCCCATAATCAAAAGAACAATAATGTTGAAGCAAACAATGGCTCTTCTACAAGCATTGACTTTTCTACAACCAACTCTTGTACTTACTTGTCAACGTTGACTAATAATATTGATGATGATCATAGCTTGCAAATTCAAAGGGTGTCACTTAATAAGGGTTCTTCTTCTTATATGCAAAAACCACCCTTATCCAATTCATCTTTGAATAAGAGGAAGTGCAATTCATTGGATAATAATGTTCAATCCTCCTCTTCAAAGTGCCATTGCTATAAGAAAAG GAAATCGAAGTTGAAGAGAGTGATTAGAGTGGCAGCAATTAGTTCAAAGACTGCTGATATTCCATCAGATGATTTCTCTTGGAGAAAATATGGTCAGAAACCTATTAAGGGCTCTCCTCACCCTAG GGGTTATTACAAATGTTCGAGCGTGAGAGGATGCCCTGCTCGTAAACACGTGGAGCGTGCAGTAGACGATCCAAACATGCTTGTGGTAACTTATGAAGGAGAACACAATCATACATTAACACATGATGATTATGCTAATGATGCTGTTATCCTCCAATCATCTTAA